The Aureimonas mangrovi genome includes a region encoding these proteins:
- a CDS encoding M24 family metallopeptidase, giving the protein MLHFAPEEFAGRLSRLTVEMTERKLDAILIFSQESMYWLTGYDSFGFCFFQCLVVKAGGEMRLLTRSADLRQARQTSNIETITLWRDRAGANPAIDLRDLADDMGLLGARVGIEWATHGLTAANGQAVQERLGSFATLIDASDLVPALRLLKSPAEIEYVRQAARMTDDAFDAMLPLVREGANEAELLHALQGEVLRQGGDYPANPFILGSGESALLCRYKSGRRQLSAQDQLTVEWAGVKAQYHAPAMRTVIVGRPLMRHEELFAAAREALLAVEDVMRPDHSFGEVFDAHARVMEEHKLVRHRLAACGYSVGARYAPSWMDPQMFMAGNEEPILPGMTLFAHMIIMDSDEGTAMTLGRTYLTTTGAPEPLSRLPLELSVVE; this is encoded by the coding sequence TTGTTGCACTTTGCGCCGGAGGAATTCGCCGGGCGCCTCAGCCGGCTGACGGTCGAGATGACCGAACGCAAGCTGGACGCCATCCTGATCTTCTCGCAGGAATCGATGTACTGGCTGACGGGCTACGACTCGTTCGGCTTCTGCTTCTTCCAGTGTCTGGTGGTGAAGGCGGGCGGCGAGATGCGCCTGCTCACCCGCTCGGCCGATCTGCGCCAGGCGCGCCAGACCTCGAACATCGAGACCATCACGCTCTGGCGCGACCGGGCCGGCGCCAACCCGGCGATCGACCTGCGCGACCTTGCCGACGACATGGGTCTTCTGGGCGCGCGCGTCGGCATCGAATGGGCGACCCACGGGCTGACGGCGGCCAACGGCCAGGCCGTGCAGGAGCGGCTCGGCTCCTTCGCTACCCTCATCGACGCCTCCGACCTCGTGCCGGCGCTCCGCCTCCTGAAGAGCCCCGCCGAGATCGAGTATGTGCGGCAGGCCGCGCGCATGACGGACGACGCCTTCGACGCGATGCTACCGCTCGTGCGGGAGGGCGCCAACGAGGCCGAGCTCCTGCACGCCCTGCAGGGCGAAGTGCTGCGTCAGGGCGGCGACTATCCGGCCAACCCCTTCATCCTCGGCTCCGGCGAAAGCGCGCTCCTGTGTCGCTACAAGTCCGGCCGTCGCCAGCTCTCGGCGCAGGACCAGCTTACCGTGGAGTGGGCCGGCGTGAAGGCGCAGTATCACGCGCCGGCCATGCGCACGGTGATCGTCGGCAGGCCCCTGATGCGCCATGAGGAGCTCTTCGCCGCCGCCCGCGAGGCGCTGCTGGCGGTGGAAGACGTGATGCGCCCTGACCACAGTTTCGGCGAAGTCTTCGACGCCCACGCGAGGGTGATGGAAGAGCACAAGCTGGTTCGCCATCGCCTCGCCGCCTGCGGCTATTCGGTCGGCGCGCGCTACGCACCTTCCTGGATGGATCCGCAGATGTTCATGGCGGGCAACGAGGAGCCCATCCTGCCCGGCATGACGCTGTTCGCGCACATGATCATCATGGATTCCGACGAAGGCACCGCGATGACGCTCGGGCGGACTTATCTGACCACCACGGGCGCACCCGAACCGCTTTCGCGCCTGCCGCTGGAACTCTCCGTCGTCGAGTGA
- a CDS encoding 50S ribosomal protein L25/general stress protein Ctc codes for MSESYTVKAEAREKVGKGAARHLRRNGMVPAVIYGDKQEPLPIAVPYKETFLRLHAGGFLTTIATIEVGGKSIRVLPKDYQLDVVKDTLAHVDFLRVSKNTIVTVNIPVHFENEDAAPGIKANDGSLNIVLHEIEVNCPAEQIPEAFTVDLTGLEIGDAVHVSALKLPTGVTLTSDEDFTIATIVPPMAEEVDEGEDEAPQTEVIGEDAEAAEGEASGEDK; via the coding sequence ATGAGCGAGAGCTACACGGTCAAGGCCGAAGCGCGCGAGAAGGTCGGCAAGGGGGCCGCCAGACATCTCCGCCGTAACGGCATGGTGCCCGCAGTCATCTACGGCGACAAGCAGGAGCCCCTGCCGATCGCCGTCCCCTACAAGGAAACCTTCCTGCGTCTGCACGCCGGCGGCTTCCTGACCACGATCGCCACCATCGAGGTGGGCGGTAAGAGCATCCGCGTGCTGCCGAAGGACTACCAGCTGGACGTCGTCAAGGACACGCTGGCTCATGTCGACTTCCTGCGCGTCTCGAAGAACACCATCGTGACGGTGAACATCCCCGTCCACTTCGAGAACGAGGACGCGGCGCCCGGCATCAAGGCCAATGACGGCTCGCTCAATATCGTGCTGCACGAAATCGAAGTGAACTGCCCGGCAGAGCAGATCCCCGAGGCATTCACCGTCGACCTGACGGGCCTCGAGATCGGCGACGCGGTCCATGTCTCGGCGCTGAAGCTGCCGACGGGCGTGACACTGACCTCCGACGAGGACTTCACCATCGCGACGATCGTGCCGCCGATGGCCGAGGAAGTCGACGAGGGCGAGGACGAGGCACCTCAGACCGAGGTGATCGGCGAGGATGCCGAGGCCGCCGAGGGCGAGGCGTCCGGAGAGGACAAGTAA
- a CDS encoding cytochrome c1 yields MAGADAHANDEEEEHGTPHYPMIKPEELSWSFAGPFGTWDLGQLQRGLKIYREVCSACHSLELVSFRNLEALGYSDAQVRALAAEYQIQDPLPNAEGEMFERPGIPSDRFPNPYANPEQAAASNGGAYPPDLSLMAKARATERGFPTFVFDLFTQYAESGPDYIHALLTGYGQEPPSYVEIQPGTHFNPYFVGGVALAMAQPIQDGQVTYDDGAPETLEQYSRDISAFLMWTAEPHLVERKSTGFVVLLFLVIFGAMVYGVKRKVWANTPH; encoded by the coding sequence GTGGCGGGCGCCGATGCTCACGCCAACGACGAGGAAGAAGAGCACGGCACCCCGCACTATCCGATGATCAAGCCCGAGGAGCTTTCCTGGAGCTTCGCCGGTCCCTTCGGCACATGGGATCTCGGCCAGCTCCAGCGCGGCCTCAAGATCTACCGCGAGGTCTGCTCGGCCTGTCACTCGCTCGAGCTCGTCTCGTTCCGCAACCTGGAGGCGCTCGGCTATTCCGACGCGCAGGTCCGTGCGCTCGCCGCCGAGTACCAGATCCAGGACCCCCTCCCGAACGCCGAGGGCGAGATGTTCGAGCGTCCGGGCATCCCGTCCGATCGCTTCCCGAACCCCTATGCCAATCCGGAGCAGGCGGCCGCTTCGAACGGCGGGGCATATCCGCCGGACCTCTCCCTGATGGCAAAGGCCCGTGCCACCGAGCGCGGCTTTCCGACCTTCGTCTTCGACCTGTTCACGCAGTATGCCGAATCGGGCCCGGATTACATCCACGCCCTTCTGACGGGCTATGGCCAAGAGCCGCCGTCCTACGTCGAGATCCAGCCGGGTACGCATTTCAACCCGTACTTCGTGGGCGGCGTGGCACTGGCGATGGCGCAGCCGATCCAGGACGGTCAGGTCACCTACGACGACGGTGCGCCCGAGACGCTCGAGCAGTATTCGCGCGATATCTCCGCTTTCCTGATGTGGACGGCCGAACCGCATCTCGTGGAGCGCAAATCGACGGGGTTCGTCGTGCTTCTGTTCCTCGTGATCTTCGGTGCGATGGTCTACGGCGTGAAGCGCAAGGTCTGGGCGAACACTCCGCACTGA
- a CDS encoding cytochrome b has protein sequence MSGHSTYVPSTGIERWVDARLPLPRLVYDSFVAYPVPRNLNYAYTFGGILAVFLVIQILTGVVLAMHYAANTEVAFGSVERIMRDVNWGWMLRYMHSNGASFFFIAVYLHIFRGLYYGSYKAPREILWILGVVIFLLMMATAFMGYVLPWGQMSFWGATVITSFFTAFPIVGEPIQTLLLGGFSVDNATLNRFFSLHYLLPFMIAGLVVLHVWALHVTGQTNPTGVDVKSEEDTVPFTPHATVKDGFAMIVFLAVFAYFVFYMPNYLGHPDNYIPANSLVTPSHIVPEWYFLPFYAMLRAITFPIGPIDAQLGGVLVMFGSIIILFFVPWLDTSRVKSTSYRPIYRVFFWIFAINAVFLGWLGSRPAEGIYPLLSLIGTIYYFGHFLIVLPVLGLIETPKKLPNSITEAVLAKNAAKAKPAPAGGEHQA, from the coding sequence ATGAGTGGTCATTCGACTTACGTTCCCTCCACCGGCATCGAGCGCTGGGTTGACGCCCGCCTTCCGCTGCCGCGTCTCGTCTACGATTCGTTCGTCGCCTATCCGGTTCCGCGCAATCTGAACTACGCCTACACGTTCGGCGGCATTCTGGCGGTCTTCCTCGTTATCCAGATCCTCACCGGCGTCGTCCTGGCCATGCACTACGCGGCCAACACCGAGGTCGCCTTCGGCTCGGTCGAGCGCATCATGCGCGACGTGAACTGGGGCTGGATGCTGCGCTACATGCACTCCAACGGCGCCTCGTTCTTCTTCATCGCCGTCTATCTCCATATCTTCCGCGGTCTCTACTACGGCTCCTACAAGGCGCCTCGCGAGATCCTGTGGATCCTCGGCGTCGTGATCTTCCTTCTGATGATGGCAACCGCCTTCATGGGCTACGTCCTCCCATGGGGCCAGATGTCCTTCTGGGGCGCCACCGTCATCACCTCGTTCTTCACCGCCTTCCCGATCGTCGGCGAGCCGATCCAGACGCTGCTGCTCGGCGGCTTCTCGGTCGACAACGCCACGCTCAACCGCTTCTTCTCGCTGCACTACCTCCTGCCCTTCATGATCGCTGGCCTCGTGGTTCTGCACGTCTGGGCGCTGCACGTCACCGGCCAGACGAACCCCACGGGCGTCGACGTGAAGAGCGAGGAGGACACCGTTCCCTTCACCCCGCACGCGACGGTGAAGGACGGCTTCGCGATGATCGTGTTCCTCGCGGTGTTCGCCTATTTCGTCTTCTACATGCCGAACTACCTCGGTCACCCGGACAACTATATTCCGGCCAACTCGCTGGTGACGCCCTCGCACATCGTGCCCGAATGGTACTTCCTGCCGTTCTACGCCATGCTGCGCGCCATCACCTTCCCGATCGGCCCGATCGACGCGCAGCTCGGCGGCGTCCTGGTGATGTTCGGATCGATCATCATCCTGTTCTTCGTGCCGTGGCTCGACACCTCGCGCGTCAAGTCCACCTCCTACCGCCCGATCTACCGCGTCTTCTTCTGGATCTTCGCGATCAATGCGGTGTTCCTCGGCTGGCTCGGCTCGCGGCCGGCGGAGGGAATCTACCCGCTGCTCTCGCTCATCGGCACGATCTACTATTTCGGCCACTTCCTGATCGTCCTGCCGGTGCTCGGACTGATCGAGACGCCGAAGAAGCTGCCGAACTCGATCACCGAGGCTGTCCTTGCCAAGAATGCGGCCAAGGCCAAGCCGGCGCCCGCAGGCGGGGAGCATCAGGCCTGA
- a CDS encoding ABC transporter ATP-binding protein, with protein MIERALKRFERILEPFGDDPEEGRPGEPRPVGGLKPLPDDTNRFIWHFTRQAKWPLAGILVVGGLTALIDALLFTGVGWIVDALESSTPQTLLADHGLLLFGLAAVTLFLRAAVLIASSVLEEQIVAPAFYNRIRWQSYRRLMDQSYTFFQNDFAGRLATKVQQVGQATGDFVVTLLQTFWSFAAFVVLTVTILGSIDWRMMVVLGFWSLGYLWIVYALLPRIRELGRERANANSIWTGRVVDAFTNILSVKLFDTARTQDTFVREGFQLNLDAVWRLCRALTTVRGAVAILNGLMITGVGVVAIVGWQEGTVTSGGVATALGLVLRLNQMSGWMMFSINGIVRNYGTIQDAVATISVPPALIDAPHARPLRASRGDIRFENVTFHYGKGGGIVQDLSLHVKPGEKVGLIGRSGAGKTTLVNLLLRLYDLEGGRILVDGQDIAHVGQSSLRGAIGVVTQDTSLLHRSIRDNIAYGTQDADDAAIALAAERADAASFIPKLRDPKGRTGYDAHVGERGIKLSGGQRQRIAIARVLLKDAPILVLDEATSALDSEVEAVIQESLREMMAGKTVIAIAHRLSTIAHLDRLVVLDEGRVVEEGTHAELVRAGGLYASLWQRQSGGFIASEAAE; from the coding sequence GTGATCGAACGGGCGCTCAAGCGCTTCGAGCGGATCCTGGAGCCTTTCGGCGACGACCCGGAAGAGGGGCGCCCCGGCGAGCCCCGTCCCGTGGGCGGCCTCAAGCCGCTGCCGGACGACACCAATCGCTTCATCTGGCACTTCACCCGGCAAGCCAAATGGCCGCTTGCGGGCATCCTCGTCGTCGGTGGGCTGACGGCGCTGATCGATGCGCTGCTCTTTACCGGGGTCGGCTGGATCGTCGACGCGCTGGAGAGTTCGACACCGCAGACGCTCCTTGCCGATCACGGCCTGCTCCTCTTCGGCCTCGCCGCCGTCACGCTCTTTCTGCGCGCCGCCGTTCTCATCGCCTCCTCGGTGCTCGAGGAGCAGATCGTCGCGCCCGCCTTCTACAACCGCATCCGCTGGCAGAGCTATCGCCGGTTGATGGACCAGTCCTACACCTTCTTCCAGAACGACTTCGCCGGGCGCCTCGCCACAAAGGTGCAGCAGGTGGGGCAGGCGACGGGCGACTTCGTCGTCACGCTCCTCCAGACCTTCTGGAGTTTCGCCGCCTTCGTCGTCCTCACGGTGACGATCCTCGGCTCGATCGACTGGCGGATGATGGTCGTGCTCGGGTTCTGGTCGCTCGGTTATCTGTGGATCGTCTACGCGCTTCTGCCGCGCATCCGCGAGCTGGGCCGCGAGCGCGCCAACGCCAACTCGATCTGGACGGGCCGCGTCGTCGATGCCTTCACCAACATTCTCTCGGTCAAGCTCTTCGACACGGCGCGCACGCAGGACACGTTCGTGCGCGAGGGTTTCCAGCTCAATCTCGACGCCGTCTGGCGCCTTTGCCGGGCGCTGACGACGGTGCGAGGCGCGGTGGCGATCCTCAATGGGCTGATGATCACGGGCGTCGGCGTCGTCGCCATTGTCGGCTGGCAGGAAGGCACCGTCACGTCGGGCGGTGTGGCGACGGCGCTCGGCCTCGTCCTGCGCCTCAACCAGATGTCGGGATGGATGATGTTCTCCATCAACGGCATCGTGCGCAACTATGGCACGATCCAGGACGCGGTCGCGACCATTTCCGTGCCGCCAGCGCTGATCGACGCGCCGCACGCGCGGCCCCTGCGGGCGAGCCGCGGGGACATCCGCTTCGAGAACGTCACCTTCCACTACGGCAAAGGCGGCGGCATCGTCCAGGATCTGTCGCTGCACGTGAAGCCGGGCGAGAAGGTCGGCCTCATCGGGCGCTCCGGCGCCGGCAAGACCACGCTCGTGAACCTTCTTCTGCGTCTCTACGACCTCGAGGGCGGCCGCATCCTCGTCGACGGACAGGACATCGCGCATGTGGGACAGTCCTCGCTGCGCGGCGCGATCGGCGTCGTCACGCAGGACACTTCGCTCCTCCACCGCTCGATCCGCGACAACATCGCCTACGGGACGCAGGACGCGGACGACGCCGCGATCGCGCTTGCCGCCGAGCGTGCCGACGCCGCCTCCTTCATCCCGAAGCTGCGCGATCCGAAGGGGCGGACGGGCTACGACGCCCATGTCGGAGAGCGCGGGATCAAGCTCTCCGGGGGGCAGCGCCAGCGCATCGCCATCGCCCGCGTCCTCCTCAAGGACGCACCGATCCTCGTCCTCGACGAGGCGACGTCGGCGCTCGATTCCGAGGTCGAGGCCGTGATCCAGGAGAGCCTGAGGGAGATGATGGCCGGCAAGACCGTGATCGCCATCGCGCACCGCCTTTCTACCATCGCCCATCTGGACAGGCTGGTCGTCCTCGACGAGGGGCGCGTGGTGGAAGAGGGGACACACGCGGAACTCGTCCGCGCCGGTGGTCTCTACGCCTCGCTCTGGCAGCGGCAGTCGGGCGGTTTCATCGCTTCGGAGGCCGCCGAGTGA
- the ychF gene encoding redox-regulated ATPase YchF: protein MGFRCGIVGLPNVGKSTLFNALTKTAAAQAANYPFCTIEPNTGDVGVPDPRLKDISKVAKSANVIPTRITFVDIAGLVRGASKGEGLGNQFLANIREVDAIVHVLRCFEDDDITHVEGRIDPVADAETVETELMLSDLESLERRVVGTRKKAQGKDKEAIAQLPIMEAALTKLNDGQPVRTLLKDLDVEETRELRGLNLLTSKPVLYVCNVAEADAAEGNAHSQAVAAMAERQGAKTVVISAAIEAEIAQLPEDEVGDYLDAMGLAEPGLDRLIRAGYELLNLITYFTAGPKETRAWTVRRGSKAPQAAGVIHTDFEKGFIRAQTIGYSDYVGLGGEVAAKEAGKARDEGKEYVVQDGDVMLFKFNV, encoded by the coding sequence ATGGGCTTTCGCTGCGGCATCGTCGGACTTCCCAATGTCGGCAAGTCGACGCTCTTCAACGCGCTGACCAAGACCGCCGCGGCGCAGGCCGCGAACTACCCGTTCTGCACGATCGAGCCGAACACGGGCGATGTCGGCGTGCCGGACCCGCGCCTGAAGGACATATCGAAGGTCGCCAAGTCGGCGAACGTCATCCCGACGCGCATCACCTTTGTCGACATCGCGGGCCTCGTGCGTGGCGCCTCCAAGGGCGAAGGCCTGGGGAACCAGTTCCTCGCCAACATCCGCGAGGTGGACGCAATCGTCCATGTGCTGCGCTGTTTCGAGGACGACGACATCACCCATGTCGAGGGGCGCATCGACCCGGTGGCGGACGCCGAGACCGTCGAAACCGAGCTGATGCTGTCGGACCTCGAAAGCCTCGAGCGCCGTGTCGTCGGAACCCGCAAGAAGGCGCAGGGCAAGGACAAGGAGGCGATCGCGCAGCTTCCGATCATGGAGGCCGCGCTCACCAAGCTGAACGACGGTCAGCCTGTGCGCACGCTCCTCAAGGATCTCGACGTCGAGGAAACACGCGAGTTGCGCGGGCTGAACCTGCTCACCTCCAAGCCCGTCCTCTACGTGTGTAACGTCGCCGAAGCCGATGCGGCGGAGGGCAATGCGCATTCGCAGGCCGTCGCCGCGATGGCAGAGCGGCAGGGCGCGAAGACCGTCGTGATCTCCGCCGCCATCGAGGCCGAGATCGCGCAGCTCCCGGAAGACGAGGTCGGTGACTATCTGGATGCGATGGGCCTCGCCGAGCCCGGCCTCGACCGGCTCATCCGTGCCGGCTACGAGCTCCTGAACCTCATCACTTACTTCACCGCCGGCCCGAAGGAGACGCGCGCCTGGACGGTTCGTCGCGGCTCGAAAGCTCCGCAGGCGGCGGGCGTGATCCACACCGATTTCGAGAAGGGCTTCATCCGCGCCCAGACGATCGGCTACTCGGACTATGTCGGGCTCGGCGGCGAAGTGGCGGCCAAGGAGGCCGGCAAGGCGCGCGACGAGGGCAAGGAGTATGTCGTGCAGGACGGCGACGTGATGCTCTTCAAGTTCAACGTCTGA
- a CDS encoding ribose-phosphate pyrophosphokinase: MKLFFGNSNRVLAEAIGKYLELPLGRASVRRFADEEIFVEIQENVRGEDVFIVQSTAYPANDHLMELLIMIDAMRRASARRITAVLPYFGYARQDRKAGGRTPISAKLVANLITEAGADRVMTLDLHAGQIQGFFDIPTDNLFAVPLLARDIKEHVDLDNCMVVSPDVGGVVRARSLAKRLDAPLAIVDKRREKPGESEVMNIIGEVDGRHCILVDDIIDSGGTLCNAADALMNHGAASVRAYITHGVLSGGAVARIESSRLEELVITDSIQPPKAVREARNIRVVTTANLLGEAIQRTASEESVSSLFD, from the coding sequence ATGAAACTCTTCTTCGGGAACTCCAACCGCGTTCTTGCCGAAGCCATCGGCAAGTATCTGGAGCTCCCGCTCGGTCGCGCCTCGGTCCGTCGCTTCGCCGACGAGGAGATTTTCGTAGAAATCCAGGAGAACGTTCGCGGCGAGGACGTCTTCATCGTGCAGTCCACCGCTTATCCGGCGAACGATCATCTGATGGAACTCCTGATCATGATCGACGCGATGCGCCGCGCGTCGGCGCGCCGCATCACCGCGGTCCTTCCCTATTTCGGCTATGCCCGGCAGGACCGGAAGGCCGGCGGGCGCACGCCCATCTCCGCCAAGCTGGTCGCCAACCTCATCACCGAGGCCGGTGCCGACCGCGTCATGACCCTCGATCTGCACGCCGGCCAGATCCAGGGCTTCTTCGACATCCCGACCGACAACCTTTTTGCCGTGCCGCTGCTCGCGCGCGACATCAAGGAGCATGTCGACCTCGACAACTGCATGGTCGTCTCGCCCGATGTCGGCGGCGTCGTGCGCGCTCGCTCACTCGCCAAACGGCTCGACGCGCCGCTCGCCATCGTCGACAAGCGCCGCGAGAAGCCGGGCGAGTCCGAGGTGATGAACATCATCGGCGAAGTCGACGGGCGGCATTGCATCCTCGTCGACGACATCATCGATTCCGGCGGCACACTCTGCAACGCGGCCGACGCGCTGATGAACCACGGCGCAGCCAGCGTGCGCGCCTACATCACGCATGGCGTCCTGTCCGGCGGCGCGGTGGCACGCATCGAGTCGTCGCGCCTCGAGGAGCTCGTCATCACCGATTCCATCCAGCCGCCGAAGGCCGTCCGCGAGGCGAGGAACATCCGTGTCGTGACCACCGCCAACCTTCTCGGCGAGGCGATCCAGCGCACGGCTTCCGAGGAATCGGTATCCTCGCTCTTCGACTGA
- a CDS encoding MaoC family dehydratase — translation MRMFEDLPVGERLPLAPYHVSREEIVEFATEFDPQPFHLDDAAGEASLLGGLAASGWHTCAMMMKMAFDGHLKDIASQGSPGAEHVRWMRPVRPGETLGGHAGVTAARRSASRPHLGLVTFDTDVTDSAGQTVLSARYTVMVRAGAEAAR, via the coding sequence ATGCGCATGTTCGAAGACCTGCCGGTGGGGGAGCGCCTGCCGCTCGCTCCCTACCATGTGAGCCGTGAGGAGATCGTCGAATTCGCCACGGAGTTCGACCCCCAGCCCTTCCATCTGGATGACGCAGCCGGCGAGGCGAGCCTTCTCGGCGGACTCGCCGCCTCCGGCTGGCACACCTGCGCGATGATGATGAAGATGGCCTTCGACGGGCATCTGAAGGACATCGCCTCGCAAGGCTCACCCGGCGCCGAGCATGTGCGGTGGATGCGCCCGGTGCGCCCCGGCGAAACGCTCGGCGGCCATGCCGGCGTGACGGCCGCGCGCCGCTCGGCGTCCCGGCCACATCTCGGCCTCGTGACCTTCGACACCGACGTCACCGACAGCGCGGGGCAGACGGTTCTTTCCGCACGCTACACGGTGATGGTGCGCGCCGGCGCGGAGGCCGCCCGTTGA
- the pth gene encoding aminoacyl-tRNA hydrolase, translated as MLLFVGLGNPGPQYAGNRHNVGFMALDEIHRDPSFSPWSKKFQGEISEGRIDGGKVLLLKPQTFMNESGRSVLAAASFYKIAPAGIVVFHDELDLPPGKVRVKTGGGHGGHNGLRSIDAHLGKDYRRVRIGIGHPGDKDRVSPYVLSDFAKADATWLDPLIEAMARDASLLAKGEDARFMNRLAQTTGSDEPASARGAAKPKGQSHIRQARPKIGTGSGTGAVPPGEPLAAMLGKLFGNKD; from the coding sequence ATGCTGCTCTTCGTCGGGCTCGGCAATCCCGGCCCCCAATATGCCGGAAACCGGCACAATGTCGGCTTCATGGCGCTCGACGAGATCCACCGCGATCCGTCCTTCTCGCCATGGTCGAAGAAATTCCAGGGCGAGATCTCCGAAGGTCGGATCGACGGCGGCAAGGTTCTGCTTCTCAAGCCCCAGACCTTCATGAACGAGAGCGGCCGTTCGGTGCTGGCTGCCGCGTCCTTCTACAAGATCGCCCCCGCCGGCATCGTCGTCTTCCACGACGAGCTCGACCTGCCGCCGGGCAAGGTGCGGGTGAAGACCGGGGGCGGGCACGGCGGCCACAACGGCCTGCGCTCCATAGATGCCCATCTGGGCAAGGACTATCGACGCGTGCGGATCGGCATCGGCCATCCGGGCGACAAGGACCGCGTCTCCCCTTACGTCCTTTCGGACTTCGCCAAGGCGGACGCGACGTGGCTCGACCCGCTGATCGAGGCGATGGCGCGGGATGCAAGCCTGCTGGCCAAGGGCGAGGACGCCCGGTTCATGAACCGCCTCGCGCAGACGACAGGCTCCGACGAGCCCGCCTCGGCACGCGGGGCCGCAAAACCCAAGGGCCAGAGCCATATCCGCCAGGCGCGACCGAAGATCGGCACCGGGTCGGGCACGGGCGCCGTGCCGCCGGGCGAGCCGCTCGCGGCCATGCTCGGCAAACTGTTCGGAAACAAGGACTGA
- the petA gene encoding ubiquinol-cytochrome c reductase iron-sulfur subunit → MSANDSAEPTRRDFLYIATGAAGAVGAAAAVWPFIDQMNPDAGTLALAQVDVDVSQIAEGQSITARWRGRPVFVRHRTAAEIEAGQEVDPATLPDPIARNENLPADAPATDQNRAAEGQEQWLVMLGVCTHLGCVPLGQAGDYNGWFCPCHGSHYDTAGRIRQGPAPRNLDVPIFEFISETTVRIG, encoded by the coding sequence GTGAGCGCCAACGATTCCGCCGAGCCCACCCGCCGGGACTTCCTTTACATCGCCACCGGCGCGGCAGGAGCGGTCGGCGCGGCGGCGGCCGTATGGCCCTTCATCGACCAGATGAACCCCGACGCCGGTACGCTCGCGCTTGCTCAGGTGGACGTCGACGTCAGCCAGATCGCCGAGGGTCAGTCGATCACCGCGCGCTGGCGCGGTCGCCCGGTCTTCGTGCGCCATCGCACCGCCGCCGAAATCGAGGCGGGGCAGGAGGTCGATCCGGCCACGCTCCCCGATCCGATCGCGCGCAACGAAAACCTGCCGGCCGACGCGCCGGCCACGGACCAGAACCGCGCCGCCGAGGGGCAGGAGCAGTGGCTGGTCATGCTCGGCGTGTGTACGCATCTGGGCTGCGTGCCGCTCGGCCAGGCCGGTGACTACAATGGCTGGTTCTGCCCGTGCCACGGATCGCACTACGACACGGCGGGGCGCATCCGGCAGGGGCCGGCACCGCGGAACCTCGACGTTCCGATCTTCGAATTCATCTCCGAAACAACCGTTCGCATCGGCTGA
- a CDS encoding MaoC family dehydratase, with protein MSYWDTLEIGRVQELGSHTFEKDEIVRFARKYDPQPFHLDEEAAHASTLGGLCASGWHITAAMMRLLVDFRRAEVAAHIAAGNPAPLLGPSPGVTNIRWLKPVFAGDTLTYRATVTGKRASKSKVGWGVVESHTTATNGAGTEVFSLDAAAFVGTD; from the coding sequence TTGAGCTATTGGGACACGCTGGAGATCGGCAGGGTACAGGAGCTCGGCAGCCACACCTTCGAGAAGGACGAGATCGTGCGCTTCGCGCGCAAATACGATCCGCAGCCCTTCCATCTCGACGAAGAGGCCGCACATGCCTCCACTCTCGGCGGCCTGTGCGCCTCCGGCTGGCACATCACGGCCGCGATGATGCGTCTTCTCGTCGACTTCCGGCGCGCCGAAGTCGCTGCGCACATCGCCGCAGGCAATCCCGCTCCCCTCCTCGGCCCCTCCCCCGGCGTGACGAACATACGCTGGCTGAAGCCGGTCTTCGCCGGAGATACACTGACCTACCGCGCGACCGTCACAGGCAAGCGCGCCTCGAAGTCGAAGGTCGGCTGGGGCGTGGTGGAGAGCCACACGACGGCGACCAACGGCGCGGGGACGGAGGTGTTCTCGCTGGATGCGGCGGCCTTCGTGGGAACGGACTGA